A window of Pseudomonas mucidolens contains these coding sequences:
- a CDS encoding ABC transporter permease: MNAILESKPEEKQSGEKKPDMASSKRRRRLPTELSIFLVLIGIGLVFELFGWIVRDQSFLMNSQRLVLMILQVSIIGLLAIGVTQVIITTGIDLSSGSVLALSAMIAASLAQTSDFSRAVFPSLTDLPVWIPVVVGLGVGLLAGAVNGSIIAITGIPPFIATLGMMVSARGLARYYTEGQPVSMLSDSYTAIGQGAMPVIIFLVVAVIFHIALRYTKYGKYTYAIGGNMQAARTSGINVKRHLVIVYSIAGLLAGLAGVVASARAATGQAGMGMSYELDAIAAAVIGGTSLAGGVGRITGTVIGALILGVMASGFTFVGVDAYIQDIIKGLIIVVAVVIDQYRNKRKLKR, translated from the coding sequence ATGAACGCGATACTGGAAAGCAAACCCGAGGAAAAGCAATCCGGGGAAAAGAAACCCGATATGGCGTCGAGCAAACGTCGTCGGCGTCTGCCGACCGAGTTGAGCATTTTCCTGGTACTGATCGGCATCGGCCTGGTGTTCGAGCTGTTTGGCTGGATTGTCCGTGACCAGAGCTTCTTGATGAACTCCCAGCGCCTGGTGTTGATGATTTTGCAGGTGTCGATCATTGGTTTGCTGGCGATTGGCGTAACTCAGGTGATCATCACCACCGGCATCGACCTGTCTTCGGGCTCGGTCCTCGCGTTGTCGGCGATGATCGCCGCCAGCCTGGCGCAAACCTCGGACTTTTCGCGGGCGGTGTTTCCCTCCCTGACCGACTTGCCGGTGTGGATACCGGTGGTCGTCGGGTTGGGCGTGGGGTTGCTGGCGGGCGCGGTCAACGGCAGCATCATCGCCATTACCGGTATCCCGCCGTTCATTGCCACCCTGGGCATGATGGTTTCGGCCCGTGGCCTGGCCCGTTACTACACCGAAGGCCAGCCGGTGAGCATGCTGTCGGATTCCTATACGGCGATTGGCCAAGGCGCCATGCCGGTGATTATCTTCCTGGTGGTGGCGGTGATCTTCCACATCGCCCTGCGCTATACCAAATACGGCAAGTACACCTATGCCATTGGCGGCAACATGCAGGCGGCGCGCACCTCGGGGATCAACGTCAAGCGTCACTTGGTCATCGTCTACAGCATCGCCGGCTTGCTGGCCGGACTGGCGGGCGTGGTGGCCTCGGCCCGTGCCGCGACCGGGCAGGCCGGGATGGGCATGTCTTATGAGCTGGACGCGATTGCCGCGGCGGTGATTGGCGGTACCAGCCTGGCAGGCGGAGTAGGGCGCATTACCGGCACCGTCATCGGTGCGCTGATTCTCGGGGTGATGGCCAGCGGGTTTACGTTCGTGGGTGTGGATGCTTATATCCAGGACATCATCAAAGGCCTGATTATCGTGGTCGCGGTAGTGATCGACCAGTACCGTAACAAACGCAAACTCAAGCGCTGA